A window from Sinanaerobacter sp. ZZT-01 encodes these proteins:
- the pyrF gene encoding orotidine-5'-phosphate decarboxylase — translation MIDCLLKKIMETKNPTVVGLDPSYKMIPKFIKEEMLERYGKTPKAVAEMFLTFNKAIIDQVWDLVPAVKPQIAMYEKYGLSGIAAYMDTIAYAKEKGLIIIGDIKRGDISSTAEAYAAHIDGVEIEGERFDPWGEDYITVNPYFGVDGIKPFLEPCIKKDKGIFILVKTSNPGSGELQDRLIDGEPLYFRVADLVTEWGKEVMGTMGYSKVGAVVGATHKEQGIALRKRMPHTFFLVPGYGAQGGTGSDLKGYFDKDGLGVIVNSSRGIIAAYQKDEEFGDAQSVGIEFAEASRKAVIAMKKDLENAL, via the coding sequence ATGATCGATTGTTTGTTAAAAAAAATAATGGAAACGAAAAATCCGACGGTTGTGGGACTGGATCCGTCTTATAAAATGATTCCGAAATTCATAAAGGAAGAGATGTTAGAACGTTATGGAAAAACGCCGAAAGCCGTTGCAGAGATGTTTTTGACTTTTAATAAAGCTATTATCGATCAGGTATGGGATTTGGTACCGGCGGTCAAACCGCAAATTGCCATGTATGAAAAATATGGACTTTCGGGTATTGCAGCTTATATGGATACCATCGCATACGCAAAGGAAAAAGGCCTTATTATCATTGGAGATATTAAACGGGGCGATATTTCTTCTACGGCAGAGGCATATGCCGCACATATCGATGGAGTGGAGATTGAAGGTGAAAGATTTGACCCTTGGGGAGAGGACTACATAACGGTTAATCCCTATTTCGGAGTTGACGGAATCAAACCATTTTTAGAGCCTTGTATAAAAAAGGATAAGGGGATTTTTATATTAGTAAAAACAAGCAATCCCGGCAGTGGAGAGCTGCAGGATCGCCTAATAGATGGGGAACCACTTTATTTCAGAGTCGCAGATCTTGTGACAGAATGGGGAAAAGAAGTAATGGGGACGATGGGTTACAGCAAAGTCGGTGCTGTTGTAGGAGCAACACATAAGGAGCAAGGGATTGCTTTGCGTAAACGGATGCCGCATACATTCTTTCTGGTCCCTGGCTATGGAGCACAAGGTGGTACCGGAAGTGATTTAAAAGGGTATTTTGATAAGGATGGTCTTGGAGTGATCGTTAATTCTTCAAGAGGTATCATTGCAGCTTATCAAAAAGATGAGGAATTTGGTGATGCACAATCGGTTGGAATCGAATTTGCCGAAGCTTCAAGAAAAGCTGTGATTGCGATGAAAAAAGATTTAGAGAATGCACTATAA